The proteins below come from a single Natranaeroarchaeum aerophilus genomic window:
- a CDS encoding ABC transporter ATP-binding protein produces MTLAIDGLSKRYGDEHALEDVSLSVESGELVALLGPSGCGKTTLVQAVAGHLSPTTGTVTLRDTDVTDRPPERRRVGVVFQQSTLFPHMTVAENVAYGLKGHGIASDRRDERVREYLDLVGLDGRDGAYPSELSGGQQRRVELARALAPQPDVLLLDEPLSALDRSLRTRLRDEIGRIQRETGVTTLFVTHDQEEAMALADRLVVMNDGQVAGVGQPRELYESPSTEFVAEFLGRTNILEGAICGADPATLSVAGRPGRVRQPVPSDADRAVTIHARPRHLALSGRDDARRTDASSMEQNSVLSFPVTVSRVIDRGTRYDLVCRTDEDVEFVVERRSDPPSVGEPRWLSISVDDLLLFDAETGKRIPTGAVESIRGFATQSEGAGGDAEEDALSSDVR; encoded by the coding sequence AGTCGGGTGAACTGGTCGCCCTGCTCGGACCAAGCGGCTGTGGCAAGACCACACTCGTTCAGGCGGTTGCTGGGCACCTCAGTCCGACCACGGGGACCGTCACGCTGCGCGACACGGACGTCACCGACCGTCCACCGGAGCGTCGGCGCGTCGGCGTCGTCTTTCAGCAGTCGACACTGTTCCCGCACATGACCGTCGCGGAGAACGTCGCATACGGACTGAAAGGACACGGAATTGCATCCGACCGGCGTGACGAGCGCGTCAGAGAATACCTCGATCTGGTTGGTCTCGACGGTCGGGACGGAGCGTATCCCAGCGAGTTGAGCGGTGGTCAGCAGCGACGCGTTGAACTCGCTCGGGCACTCGCTCCACAGCCGGACGTCCTGCTACTCGACGAGCCGCTGTCCGCGCTGGATCGATCCCTTCGAACGCGGCTCCGTGACGAGATCGGTCGCATCCAGCGCGAAACCGGCGTGACGACGCTGTTCGTCACACACGATCAGGAGGAAGCAATGGCGCTTGCCGATCGGCTCGTTGTGATGAACGATGGACAGGTTGCAGGCGTCGGGCAGCCGCGTGAACTGTACGAATCGCCGTCGACTGAGTTCGTTGCCGAGTTCCTCGGCCGGACGAACATCCTCGAGGGAGCGATCTGTGGGGCCGATCCGGCCACGCTCTCCGTTGCCGGACGCCCAGGCCGGGTTCGCCAACCTGTCCCGTCAGACGCCGACCGGGCGGTAACTATCCACGCTCGCCCGCGTCACCTCGCACTCAGCGGACGGGATGACGCCCGAAGGACGGATGCATCCTCGATGGAGCAAAATAGCGTCCTCTCGTTTCCGGTCACCGTTAGCCGGGTTATCGACCGCGGAACGAGATACGATCTCGTCTGTCGCACGGACGAGGACGTCGAGTTCGTCGTCGAACGGCGGTCGGATCCACCGAGCGTTGGCGAGCCGCGGTGGCTCTCGATTTCGGTGGACGATCTACTCCTGTTCGACGCGGAGACGGGTAAGCGGATTCCGACGGGAGCGGTCGAATCGATACGAGGATTCGCCACTCAGTCGGAGGGAGCTGGTGGTGACGCCGAGGAAGACGCTCTCTCCTCCGACG